In a genomic window of Zingiber officinale cultivar Zhangliang chromosome 9B, Zo_v1.1, whole genome shotgun sequence:
- the LOC122025753 gene encoding 50S ribosomal protein L30-like: MSGSAFNAFKARVPIAWSPRLYITLVRGLPGTRRLHRRTLDAMRLRRCHRTVIHRTTPSLLGMLNQVKRLVAVETEEMHNARKQQEAEQRALRPPIVVSHSIPAASSSAAESAN; encoded by the exons ATGAGCGGAAGCGCGTTCAATGCCTTCAAGGCGCGGGTGCCAATCGCGTGGAGTCCTCGCCTGTACATAACGTTGGTGCGCGGCCTCCCTGGCACCCGCCGCCTCCACCGTCGCACCCTGGACGCCATGCGCCTTCGCCGATGCCACCGAACCGTCATCCACCGCACAACCCCATCTCTCCTCGGCATGCTCAACCAG GTGAAGAGATTGGTCGCCGTGGAGACGGAGGAAATGCACAACGCCAGGAAGCAGCAGGAGGCGGAGCAACGAGCTCTGCGCCCGCCGATCGTCGTCAGTCACTCTATTCCTGCGGCTTCCTCTTCTGCGGCCGAGTCGGCTAATTAG
- the LOC122022940 gene encoding cyclin-P4-1-like: MAEQPVADERLVVPAIVSVLSAILLWLVERNDAASDGQRAPSAFQGVRKPSISVRHYLVRIFRYAYCSPSFYVIAYIYLDSFADSRQAVALDSFNVHRLLIISVLTAVKFMDDMYVSKCHPPQETEQLALGINNCITQL, encoded by the coding sequence ATGGCAGAGCAACCGGTTGCCGACGAACGGCTTGTCGTTCCGGCCATCGTCTCCGTCCTCTCAGCCATCCTCCTGTGGCTGGTGGAGCGCAACGACGCTGCCTCCGACGGCCAACGAGCTCCGTCGGCCTTCCAGGGCGTGCGGAAGCCGTCCATCTCGGTGCGCCACTACCTGGTGCGCATCTTCCGCTACGCCTACTGCAGCCCCTCCTTCTACGTCATCGCGTACATATACCTCGACAGCTTCGCCGACAGCCGCCAAGCCGTTGCCCTCGACTCCTTCAACGTCCACCGCCTCCTCATCATCAGCGTCCTCACCGCCGTCAAATTCATGGACGACATGTATGTATCTAAATGCCATCCTCCTCAAGAAACAGAGCAATTAGCTCTTGGAATTAACAATTGCATTACTCAATTATGA
- the LOC122024106 gene encoding carnosine N-methyltransferase-like isoform X2: MLLRRISEDTKDLSESFHLRIKYNSIPMLLQALLSHLPSKYQKLRRCVSVNAYFIMSMLQAFEPPLDMSQDIYIGEDENLPKSHCSENDKWPSERNICSDQTLPISGSNTSDSEPTSSETNKLTDQSFERTTKEEEIHMDESTVEKFSSSVHPKGLCNGSMDDLNIVAGSDACCSNSSANGRETPHAHDWMDPLTRLHVPLVDVDKVRCIIRNIVRDWAPEGQNERDQCYKPILDELNHQFPDRCKERPPTCLVPGAGLGRLALEISCLGFISQGNEFSYYMMICSNFILNYTQMAGEWTIYPWIHSNCNSLFDKDQLRAVSFPDIHPSSAGITEGFSMCAGDFVEVYNDENQEGSWDAVVTCFFIDTAHNIVEYVETISKILKTGGVWINLGPLLYHFADSYAPEDEMSIELSLEDVKKVAFHYGFVMEKEKIIETTYTANPLSMMQNRYFTSFWTMRKNK, from the exons GTGTGTATCTGTCAATGCATACTTTATAATGAGCATGCTTCAG GCCTTTGAACCACCACTTGACATGAGCCAGGATATATATATTGGTGAAGATGAGAATTTACCTAAAAGTCATTGTTCTGAAAATGATAAATGGCCTAGTGAAAGAAATATTTGCTCAGATCAAACTCTTCCTATTAGTGGAAGCAACACTTCTGACTCTGAGCCAACCAGTTCTGAAACAAATAAATTGACTGATCAATCTTTTGAAAGGACGACTAAGGAAGAG GAGATACATATGGACGAGTCCACTGTGGAAAAGTTTTCAAGTTCTGTTCACCCAAAAGGTTTGTGCAATGGCAGCATGGATGATTTGAATATTGTTGCTGGTTCAGATGCTTGTTGCTCCAACTCTTCTGCTAATGGAAGA GAAACTCCTCATGCACACGATTGGATGGATCCATTGACCCGGTTACATGTTCCTCTTGTTGATGTTGACAAG GTAAGATGCATCATTAGAAACATTGTGAGAGATTGGGCACCTGAG GGTCAAAATGAACGTGACCAATGTTACAAACCTATACTTGATGAGCTTAATCACCAATTTCCAGATCGTTGCAAAGAAAG GCCTCCTACTTGTTTAGTCCCTGGTGCTGGACTTGGTAGACTAGCTTTGGAGATCTCTTGCCTTG GTTTTATAAGCCAAGGGAATGAATTTTCATACTACATGATGATATGTTCTAATTTTATCCTTAACTA TACTCAAATGGCTGGGGAATGGACAATTTATCCATGGATCCATAGCAACTGCAATTCCCTTTTTGATAAAGACCAACTTCGTGCTGTTTCATTTCCAGATATTCATCCATCAAG TGCAGGAATTACTGAGGGCTTTTCTATGTGTGCTGGTGACTTTGTTGAGGTCTATAATGATGAAAATCAAGAAG GTTCATGGGATGCTGTTGTGACTTGTTTTTTCATTGACACAGCACATAACATTGTTGAATACGTTGAAACTATATCAAAGATTCTGAAAACTGGAGGG GTATGGATAAATTTGGGCCCTCTCCTTTATCATTTTGCAGACTCATATGCACCTGAGGAT GAGATGTCCATTGAACTTAGTTTGGAAGATGTGAAGAAGGTTGCTTTTCATTATGGATTTGTCATGGAG aaggagaaaataatagagacaACATACACTGCAAATCCTCTCTCAATGATGCAA AATCGGTACTTCACCTCCTTCTGGACGATGAGGAAAAACAAGTGA